From a single Osmerus mordax isolate fOsmMor3 chromosome 14, fOsmMor3.pri, whole genome shotgun sequence genomic region:
- the LOC136956302 gene encoding PRELI domain-containing protein 1, mitochondrial-like isoform X2, translating into MAKYFANESDIRSTWDHVVSAFWQRYPNPFSTHVLTEDVVYREVTADHRLLSRRLLTKTNRLPRWAEHIFPGNLSRSVYIVEDSIVDPVTKSMTTYTWNLNHTRIMTVEERCVYQESGERSSSTQLRREAWIYSGVYGLSRPIQEFGLARFKSNQVKAMKGLEFALSNLHGETPQRLLRNTVKDAALVATEKAKTLASAATATQKPPQYV; encoded by the exons atggcCAAGTACTTTGCTAACGAATCCGACATCAGAAGCACGTGGGACCACGTGGTTTCTGCCTTCTGGCAGCGCTACCCCAACCCCTTCAG CACTCACGTTCTAACGGAGGATGTGGTGTACCGGGAAGTGACGGCGGACCACCGGCTTCTCTCCAGACGGCTCCTCACCAAGACCAATCGGCTGCCTCGCTGGGCGGAGCATATCTTCCCGGGCAACCTATCACGGTCCGTTTACATCGTAGAGGACTCCATCGTAGACCCGGTCACCAAGAGCATGACCACCTACACCTGGAACCTCAACCACACGAGAATCATG acggtggaggagaggtgtgtgtaccAGGAGTCTGGGGAACGCTCTTCATCCACCCAGCTCAGACGGGAGGCCTGGATCTACTCTGGAGTCTACGGCCTGTCCAGacccatacag GAGTTTGGTCTGGCTCGCTTCAAAAGCAACCAGGTGAAGGCCATGAAGGGACTGGAGTTCGCTCTGTCTAACCTGCACG gagagacACCCCAGCGGTTGCTCCGGAACACAGTGAAGGACGCGGCACTGGTCGCCACGGAGAAAGCCAAAACCCTGGCCTCGGCTGCCACGGCAACGCAGAAACCTCCGCAGTACGTGTGA
- the LOC136956302 gene encoding PRELI domain-containing protein 1, mitochondrial-like isoform X1, producing the protein MAKYFANESDIRSTWDHVVSAFWQRYPNPFSTHVLTEDVVYREVTADHRLLSRRLLTKTNRLPRWAEHIFPGNLSRSVYIVEDSIVDPVTKSMTTYTWNLNHTRIMTVEERCVYQESGERSSSTQLRREAWIYSGVYGLSRPIQEFGLARFKSNQVKAMKGLEFALSNLHGETPQRLLRNTVKDAALVATEKAKTLASAATATQKPPQLRKERWMFPGILLSKGRIILLRLRYGQTDKRSRTDSLNLYSEGCGC; encoded by the exons atggcCAAGTACTTTGCTAACGAATCCGACATCAGAAGCACGTGGGACCACGTGGTTTCTGCCTTCTGGCAGCGCTACCCCAACCCCTTCAG CACTCACGTTCTAACGGAGGATGTGGTGTACCGGGAAGTGACGGCGGACCACCGGCTTCTCTCCAGACGGCTCCTCACCAAGACCAATCGGCTGCCTCGCTGGGCGGAGCATATCTTCCCGGGCAACCTATCACGGTCCGTTTACATCGTAGAGGACTCCATCGTAGACCCGGTCACCAAGAGCATGACCACCTACACCTGGAACCTCAACCACACGAGAATCATG acggtggaggagaggtgtgtgtaccAGGAGTCTGGGGAACGCTCTTCATCCACCCAGCTCAGACGGGAGGCCTGGATCTACTCTGGAGTCTACGGCCTGTCCAGacccatacag GAGTTTGGTCTGGCTCGCTTCAAAAGCAACCAGGTGAAGGCCATGAAGGGACTGGAGTTCGCTCTGTCTAACCTGCACG gagagacACCCCAGCGGTTGCTCCGGAACACAGTGAAGGACGCGGCACTGGTCGCCACGGAGAAAGCCAAAACCCTGGCCTCGGCTGCCACGGCAACGCAGAAACCTCCGCA GCTTCGCAAGGAGAGATGGATGTTTCCTGGAATTCTTTtgtctaaaggccgaattatactactccgactccgttacggacagacagacaaacggagtcggacggattcatTGAATTtatactccgaaggctgtgggtgctga